The Haloarchaeobius sp. HME9146 genome includes a region encoding these proteins:
- a CDS encoding site-specific integrase: MTESTAGDVESVSWTTLEIDETVQRYWDVVAPELRADGLDPETEKPTHDWLREHGFGTLLYALRTYHDRTFGDFWAADLGCESPDAGYDWSTDDDRTVDALAGFLDSRRTRKGLAESSLDTLRYRLDRYVRAYRDANGHAALLSPVARDAEMPVHEAIDECWAAFDRLHEELDSGRTKRRIHGVVENWYAHLVRRKRARTNPAAGLDEEYDWREPDADPPHLDDGQVRRLYETASSERDELLVLALCAWGLRSGEVARLHRSNFVFDEDVPRLRFEERKNGPGQVSLLYGLDPVKRRFARFADREDWRGYLFPSPTAGRDHVSRWTVWNWFTDLADEAGIDAVDGENPVPQMGRRFWYDAYSSSLEVVVEGLDDIAAEQGSSSAEVVLQNYLSDARVRSLRREHMRERLSEVFEDDE; the protein is encoded by the coding sequence GTGACCGAGTCGACGGCGGGAGACGTGGAGTCGGTCTCCTGGACTACGCTCGAAATCGACGAGACCGTCCAACGCTACTGGGACGTCGTCGCGCCCGAACTCCGGGCCGACGGCCTCGACCCCGAGACCGAGAAACCGACGCACGATTGGCTCCGCGAGCACGGATTCGGGACGCTCCTCTATGCCCTTCGGACGTACCACGACCGGACTTTCGGGGACTTCTGGGCAGCCGACCTCGGCTGCGAATCGCCCGACGCGGGATACGACTGGTCGACCGACGACGACCGGACTGTCGACGCCCTGGCCGGGTTTCTGGACTCGCGACGGACCCGAAAGGGGCTCGCGGAGTCCTCGCTCGACACGCTCCGCTACCGGCTCGACCGGTACGTCCGGGCGTACCGGGACGCCAACGGCCACGCGGCCCTCCTGTCTCCGGTCGCCAGAGACGCCGAGATGCCGGTTCACGAGGCTATCGACGAGTGCTGGGCAGCCTTCGACCGTCTGCACGAGGAACTGGACTCGGGGCGGACGAAACGGCGTATCCACGGGGTCGTCGAGAACTGGTACGCCCACCTCGTGCGCCGGAAACGAGCACGCACGAACCCTGCAGCCGGGCTCGACGAGGAGTACGACTGGCGCGAGCCCGACGCCGACCCGCCCCATCTCGACGACGGACAGGTGCGGAGACTGTACGAAACCGCCAGCAGTGAGCGGGACGAACTGCTCGTGCTCGCGCTCTGTGCGTGGGGGTTGCGGTCGGGCGAGGTCGCCAGGCTCCACCGGTCGAACTTCGTGTTCGACGAGGACGTGCCCCGTCTCCGCTTCGAGGAGCGAAAGAACGGTCCTGGGCAGGTGTCGCTCCTGTACGGTCTCGACCCGGTGAAACGTCGGTTCGCGCGGTTCGCTGACCGTGAAGACTGGCGTGGCTACCTGTTCCCGTCACCCACTGCCGGCCGGGACCACGTCAGCCGCTGGACCGTCTGGAACTGGTTCACCGATCTCGCCGACGAAGCCGGTATCGACGCCGTCGATGGGGAGAATCCGGTGCCACAGATGGGGCGACGCTTCTGGTATGACGCCTACTCCTCGTCGCTGGAGGTCGTGGTCGAGGGACTGGACGATATCGCGGCCGAGCAAGGCAGCTCGAGCGCCGAGGTCGTGCTCCAGAACTACCTCTCGGATGCGCGTGTCCGCTCGCTTCGCCGTGAACACATGCGAGAGCGGCTGTCTGAAGTGTTCGAGGATGATGAGTGA
- a CDS encoding CBS domain-containing protein, translated as MSDVFVGSLMSSPVHTVDAETSIREAGQLLLDNGIGSAIVVDDDGKLEGILTSTDFVRVVAHGDEESAQTVGSSMTTDVITTTVNESIRTAADVMLEHGFHHLPVVDDENAVIGVVTTTDLTAYLSTTEGPDSL; from the coding sequence ATGAGCGACGTATTTGTGGGTAGTTTGATGTCTTCACCCGTACACACTGTCGATGCCGAGACCTCCATCCGGGAGGCCGGACAGCTCCTGCTCGACAACGGAATCGGCTCGGCCATCGTCGTCGACGACGACGGCAAACTGGAGGGAATCCTCACGTCGACCGACTTCGTCCGTGTCGTCGCACACGGCGACGAGGAGTCGGCCCAGACCGTCGGCAGTTCGATGACCACGGACGTCATCACGACCACGGTGAACGAGTCCATCCGAACCGCGGCAGACGTGATGCTCGAACACGGCTTCCACCACCTGCCCGTGGTAGACGACGAGAACGCGGTCATCGGCGTGGTCACGACCACCGACCTGACCGCGTACCTGTCGACGACCGAGGGGCCTGACTCGCTGTAA
- a CDS encoding MFS transporter, which translates to MTDRWLYSWALGSVAFGGASLLIPLYIVQLGASPVELGVLAATAAVIGAPGAILFGKLANRVGHRRPLVLSTLSIVALALAVVPLVTSIAAVIVANAALWLFVASIAPVVTMLVVDDSPESAWSERIGQLNKYQGYGWAGGLVLGTVWPFVGAQLVGATAVTRVLFWLLAACAAASVLGAARSLPRPTEEDHVTSDREVRKVARLLSSSRRGIKGATFAFSPNRLYWTMQSFHPQRLRGRLNPALVTYLAAAVFFFTGSAAFWAPLPLFFTELNFDSGQVFALYLASSLGSAVLYERAGQFAGKLDIRLLQSGALAARGLLFPAVALITGIGGVTYGLGVSGVGLAAIGATWAFIAVVGTAIVTRLAPPAIRGEILGVHTALGAVSGGIGGVLGGWAATVGYLFAFGVAGGLVLLGAGLVVSLRALSGGEDATRTPDNAAGDRPDAVAVPASEREHRSVDAE; encoded by the coding sequence ATGACAGACCGCTGGCTCTACTCGTGGGCGCTCGGCTCGGTCGCCTTCGGGGGCGCGTCTCTCCTGATACCGCTTTACATCGTCCAGCTGGGTGCATCACCAGTCGAACTGGGCGTGCTCGCGGCGACCGCCGCCGTCATCGGTGCACCAGGAGCGATCCTGTTCGGGAAGCTGGCGAACCGCGTCGGGCATCGCAGGCCGCTGGTGCTGTCGACGCTTTCCATCGTTGCACTCGCACTCGCGGTGGTTCCCCTCGTGACGAGTATCGCGGCAGTCATCGTCGCCAACGCGGCGCTCTGGCTGTTCGTCGCGTCCATCGCGCCGGTCGTGACCATGCTCGTGGTGGACGACTCGCCAGAATCGGCGTGGAGTGAACGCATCGGCCAGCTGAACAAGTACCAGGGCTACGGCTGGGCCGGTGGGCTCGTTCTCGGGACGGTCTGGCCCTTCGTCGGCGCGCAACTGGTCGGTGCAACCGCAGTCACGCGCGTCCTGTTCTGGCTCCTCGCCGCGTGTGCCGCCGCGAGTGTCCTCGGGGCGGCACGGTCGCTGCCCCGGCCGACCGAGGAAGACCACGTCACGAGCGACCGTGAGGTCCGGAAGGTCGCACGACTCTTGTCGAGTTCGCGCCGCGGCATCAAGGGTGCGACCTTCGCGTTCTCGCCGAACCGGCTGTACTGGACGATGCAGTCGTTCCATCCGCAGCGACTCCGCGGTCGGCTGAACCCGGCGCTGGTGACCTACCTCGCGGCTGCCGTCTTCTTCTTCACCGGCTCGGCCGCGTTCTGGGCGCCGCTCCCGCTCTTCTTCACGGAGTTGAACTTCGACTCCGGACAGGTGTTCGCACTGTATCTCGCGTCGAGTCTCGGATCGGCCGTCCTCTACGAGCGCGCTGGACAGTTCGCTGGGAAACTCGACATCCGACTGCTCCAGTCTGGGGCACTCGCGGCCCGCGGACTGCTCTTTCCGGCCGTCGCCCTCATCACCGGCATCGGCGGCGTCACGTACGGTCTCGGTGTTTCGGGGGTCGGCCTCGCCGCCATCGGTGCGACGTGGGCCTTCATCGCCGTCGTCGGGACGGCCATCGTCACCCGGCTCGCACCGCCGGCGATACGCGGCGAGATTCTGGGTGTGCACACCGCCCTCGGGGCAGTCTCAGGCGGTATCGGGGGTGTTCTCGGTGGCTGGGCGGCGACCGTGGGCTACCTGTTCGCCTTCGGCGTCGCGGGTGGGTTGGTGCTGCTGGGAGCCGGGCTGGTTGTGTCGCTGCGGGCGCTCTCGGGCGGAGAGGACGCAACGAGAACGCCCGACAACGCTGCCGGCGACCGCCCGGATGCCGTCGCCGTTCCGGCGAGTGAGAGAGAACACAGGTCGGTCGATGCGGAGTGA
- a CDS encoding universal stress protein, protein MTHTGGLTILVPFDVSGEGLPALDVLDHLGTVEVVLLGYFPVPDQAEPALLRDQHGTAAADRLAAVAGEYDTLDEVLVFTHGRDATIDRIADEYDCNAVLTPGRSETVDRVLVPLRGDVNLDRILRVVADLLLAGDETATLFHSVSEDADPSQGELLLLGAVDRLVEYGVDRDRVDWRLAEDGDPQTEIVDLSREYDLVVLGETEPSLRERIIGDVLSGIVDAIEAPALIVRDVE, encoded by the coding sequence ATGACTCACACTGGTGGTCTGACTATCCTCGTCCCGTTCGACGTCTCGGGAGAAGGTCTCCCCGCTCTGGATGTCCTCGACCACCTCGGTACCGTCGAGGTCGTACTCCTCGGGTACTTTCCGGTTCCGGACCAGGCAGAGCCGGCACTGCTCAGGGACCAGCACGGCACTGCGGCTGCGGACCGGTTAGCCGCAGTAGCCGGGGAGTATGACACGCTCGACGAAGTGCTCGTTTTCACGCACGGCCGCGATGCCACCATCGACCGAATCGCCGACGAGTACGACTGCAACGCGGTATTGACACCCGGGCGTTCGGAGACCGTCGACCGCGTCCTCGTCCCCCTTCGCGGGGACGTGAACCTCGACCGGATTCTCAGGGTCGTCGCCGACCTGTTGCTGGCGGGGGACGAGACTGCCACGTTGTTCCACTCCGTCTCGGAGGACGCCGACCCGAGCCAGGGGGAACTCCTTCTGCTGGGTGCCGTCGACCGCCTGGTCGAGTACGGGGTCGACCGCGACCGCGTTGACTGGCGGCTTGCAGAGGACGGTGACCCGCAGACGGAGATCGTCGACCTGAGTCGGGAGTACGACCTCGTCGTCCTCGGCGAGACCGAGCCATCGCTCCGGGAGCGGATCATCGGAGACGTGCTCTCGGGAATCGTCGACGCCATCGAAGCCCCAGCACTCATCGTGAGGGACGTCGAGTGA
- a CDS encoding amino acid permease: MSADGGELERTLGFVEAMTLGGGTMIGAGIFILPGIAAETAGPASSISYAIAGFVALLAALSLSELATGMPIAGGSYHYVNRALGGLFGAVVGWGMWTGLMFASAFYMIGFGQYLVEPIPFLDGRGFIVGLGLVGLVLLLGVNYYGTEESSAFQNVTIGTETAIILVFVAVGVFFIDTGNLEPFAPFGPGGVVATTGIVFISFLGFEIIATVAGEIKNPSRIIPLSMILSVVLVTILYVLVMLVSTGVIPFESLGDSPIPVSDVAVVYLGPAGVIAIVFAAIIAAISSSNSSILAASRVIYAMGRDGVVTDWFNVSHPRYYTPHRAIAATGGVTALLILVGLEVETIIALLAEAASFSFLVAYSLVHVSLVVFRKADPDGYDPSFKLPRPLYPVVPVLGVILSLLVVSQMATVVVIIGSGIVVFGAIWYVTYTRGRVVSEGLLREVLRGEPAEPFRVVVPVANPATQHGLLRLAAASARANADRGTPELVAVNVTPVAQPSPLQNVEADRAEHQRELLENAQDIASAMDVTLRTRAIVAPDVGEAILEVLEDEEADEALLGWDGTLEHDGHVFGTAVDTVVRNARCDVSLVDIKHETIGTPVALVAPGPNAPVVAHQAVEFATVDGTVPTLLNVQSPGAGDDSDAEARGRAVVADAAEAAGLDPGEYDVRVVVDDDIGRAVVEAASEYDTVCVGLSNRPEQSRIPFGTVTERVVNDVQGNIALIRGS; the protein is encoded by the coding sequence ATGAGCGCCGACGGGGGTGAACTCGAGCGGACGCTCGGCTTCGTCGAGGCGATGACGCTCGGCGGCGGGACGATGATCGGTGCGGGGATATTCATCCTCCCCGGTATCGCTGCCGAGACCGCCGGTCCCGCGAGCTCGATATCCTACGCCATCGCCGGATTCGTCGCGTTGCTCGCGGCCCTCTCACTCTCGGAGCTAGCGACCGGGATGCCCATCGCAGGTGGGAGCTACCACTACGTCAACCGTGCACTCGGCGGGCTCTTCGGGGCTGTCGTCGGCTGGGGGATGTGGACCGGGCTGATGTTCGCGAGCGCGTTCTACATGATCGGGTTCGGACAATACCTCGTCGAGCCGATTCCGTTTCTCGACGGACGGGGCTTCATCGTCGGGCTGGGGCTCGTCGGGTTGGTCTTGCTTCTCGGGGTCAACTACTACGGGACCGAGGAGTCGAGCGCGTTCCAGAACGTCACCATCGGGACCGAGACCGCCATCATCCTCGTCTTCGTCGCCGTCGGCGTCTTCTTCATCGATACGGGGAACCTCGAGCCGTTCGCCCCCTTCGGGCCCGGTGGTGTCGTCGCCACGACCGGCATCGTGTTCATCTCGTTCCTCGGGTTCGAGATAATCGCCACTGTCGCGGGCGAGATCAAGAACCCGAGTCGGATCATCCCCCTGTCGATGATCCTCTCGGTAGTGCTGGTGACGATTCTCTACGTCCTCGTCATGCTCGTCAGCACTGGGGTGATACCCTTCGAGTCGCTCGGCGACTCCCCCATCCCTGTCTCGGACGTGGCCGTCGTCTACCTGGGTCCGGCGGGGGTGATCGCGATCGTCTTTGCCGCCATCATCGCAGCGATATCGAGTTCTAACTCCTCCATCCTCGCTGCCTCGCGAGTCATCTACGCCATGGGCCGGGACGGTGTCGTGACCGACTGGTTCAACGTGAGCCACCCCCGGTACTACACGCCCCACCGGGCCATCGCGGCCACTGGTGGCGTGACGGCGTTGCTCATCCTCGTCGGCCTCGAAGTGGAGACGATCATCGCGCTGCTCGCAGAGGCGGCGAGCTTCAGTTTCCTCGTCGCCTACTCGCTCGTCCACGTCTCGCTCGTCGTCTTCCGGAAAGCCGACCCGGACGGCTACGACCCCTCGTTCAAGCTGCCTCGACCGCTCTACCCGGTCGTCCCTGTGCTCGGCGTGATACTGTCGCTCCTCGTCGTCTCGCAGATGGCGACTGTCGTCGTCATCATCGGATCGGGAATCGTTGTCTTCGGAGCCATCTGGTACGTCACCTACACCCGGGGGCGCGTCGTGAGCGAGGGGCTTTTGCGCGAGGTGCTCCGCGGGGAGCCGGCCGAGCCGTTCCGCGTGGTCGTCCCGGTGGCGAATCCGGCGACACAGCACGGGCTGCTCCGCCTCGCGGCGGCGAGCGCACGCGCCAACGCGGACCGGGGGACGCCCGAACTCGTCGCGGTCAACGTCACGCCGGTCGCACAGCCCTCGCCGCTCCAGAACGTCGAGGCGGACCGTGCGGAACACCAACGTGAACTCCTCGAGAACGCCCAGGACATCGCGAGCGCGATGGACGTCACCCTCCGGACCAGGGCGATTGTTGCCCCCGATGTCGGCGAGGCGATTCTCGAGGTGCTCGAGGACGAGGAAGCCGACGAGGCACTCCTCGGCTGGGACGGGACGCTGGAGCACGACGGGCACGTCTTCGGCACGGCGGTCGACACGGTTGTCCGGAACGCCCGCTGTGACGTCTCGCTCGTCGACATCAAACACGAGACCATCGGGACACCGGTCGCGCTCGTCGCACCGGGACCGAACGCACCGGTCGTCGCGCATCAGGCGGTCGAGTTCGCAACCGTCGACGGGACCGTCCCGACCCTGCTGAACGTCCAGTCCCCCGGCGCTGGGGACGACTCGGATGCCGAAGCGCGGGGTCGAGCGGTCGTGGCCGACGCCGCCGAGGCGGCGGGGCTCGACCCCGGCGAGTACGACGTCCGGGTCGTCGTCGACGACGACATCGGACGGGCGGTCGTCGAGGCGGCCAGCGAGTACGACACCGTCTGTGTCGGGCTCTCGAACCGGCCCGAGCAATCGCGGATACCCTTCGGGACAGTCACGGAACGCGTCGTGAACGATGTCCAGGGCAACATCGCCCTGATACGCGGGTCGTGA
- a CDS encoding succinylglutamate desuccinylase/aspartoacylase family protein: MSNEQVRPFRYDSEVDPGEKKQFRYEVSETYLGDSVEIPVTIINGKHPGPRVFMTAAIHGDELNGVKVLQEVADRYSPSDIHGTLVLLHVVNVPGYQAQQRYLPIYDQDLNRSFPGRERSTTAERIAHQVYKRFVSQCDLGLDFHTSTRNRTTMYHARADIERPEVERLAEAFGTNVILSGEGDESSLRAVASRNGIPTLTVEMGKAHRFQPALIDKALAGVESVLAEYEVYPEGTVEEPLWRKVMGPEEEKRWLRADTGGLVEMKWGPNPLVHEGDTICTVSDHFKEEEHVIEAPFTGLIVGVLENPVALPGHPVCHLVRLDSETREEIEREITQGEFDGYRSYGQRWMADEEEAE, translated from the coding sequence ATGTCCAACGAACAGGTCCGCCCCTTCCGCTACGATTCCGAAGTCGACCCCGGTGAGAAGAAGCAGTTCCGCTACGAGGTGAGCGAAACCTATCTCGGTGACTCCGTCGAGATTCCCGTCACCATCATCAACGGCAAACACCCCGGCCCGCGCGTGTTCATGACCGCGGCTATCCACGGTGACGAACTCAACGGGGTGAAGGTCCTCCAGGAGGTCGCCGACCGGTACTCCCCGAGCGACATCCACGGCACACTGGTACTCCTCCACGTCGTGAACGTCCCCGGCTACCAGGCCCAGCAGCGGTATCTCCCCATCTACGACCAGGACCTCAACCGGTCGTTCCCCGGCCGGGAGCGCTCGACGACCGCAGAGCGCATCGCCCACCAGGTCTACAAGCGATTCGTGAGCCAGTGCGACCTCGGGCTGGACTTCCACACCTCGACCCGGAACCGCACCACGATGTATCACGCCCGCGCCGACATCGAGCGTCCGGAGGTCGAGCGCCTCGCGGAGGCGTTCGGCACGAACGTCATCCTCTCCGGTGAGGGCGACGAGAGTTCGCTCCGGGCGGTCGCGTCCCGGAACGGCATCCCCACGCTCACCGTCGAGATGGGGAAGGCACACCGCTTCCAGCCCGCACTCATCGACAAGGCGCTGGCCGGCGTCGAGAGCGTCCTCGCCGAGTACGAGGTCTATCCCGAGGGAACCGTCGAGGAGCCGCTGTGGCGGAAGGTCATGGGGCCCGAGGAGGAGAAGCGCTGGCTCCGGGCCGACACCGGCGGCCTCGTCGAGATGAAGTGGGGGCCGAACCCGCTCGTCCACGAGGGCGACACCATCTGCACCGTCTCGGACCACTTCAAGGAGGAAGAGCACGTCATCGAGGCACCGTTCACCGGCCTCATCGTCGGCGTGCTGGAGAACCCCGTCGCGCTCCCGGGCCACCCCGTGTGTCACCTCGTCAGACTCGACAGCGAGACGCGCGAGGAGATCGAGCGCGAGATAACCCAGGGCGAGTTCGACGGGTATCGCTCGTACGGCCAGCGCTGGATGGCGGACGAGGAAGAAGCGGAGTAG